Proteins encoded by one window of Methylovirgula ligni:
- a CDS encoding cytochrome b, which produces MLQQSFSSKPGLARYNAPAQALHWITLVVIFTLLPLGWVMVNMDEHKPARGTLFFVHKSFGVLALGLIVARLGWRALRPAPGLPPQTAKWEIGLAHATHAFLYLIFIVMPVSGYITSSAGGHPVSLFGLPLPQLPKDKALSDLAGQIHVAGQYLVYFFLGVHILGVVWHVAVRKDGYLARMLPEQINAE; this is translated from the coding sequence GTGCTGCAACAAAGTTTTTCATCCAAACCCGGGCTCGCGCGCTACAATGCGCCGGCGCAAGCGCTGCATTGGATCACACTCGTCGTCATCTTCACCCTCCTGCCGCTCGGCTGGGTGATGGTGAACATGGACGAGCACAAGCCGGCCCGCGGCACGCTGTTCTTCGTCCACAAATCCTTTGGTGTGCTGGCGCTCGGGCTCATTGTCGCGCGGCTTGGCTGGCGGGCGCTGCGCCCGGCGCCAGGCCTACCGCCACAGACAGCCAAATGGGAAATCGGCCTCGCGCATGCGACGCATGCCTTTCTCTATCTGATCTTCATCGTGATGCCGGTGAGCGGCTACATTACGTCGAGCGCCGGCGGCCATCCTGTCTCGCTGTTCGGGCTGCCGTTGCCGCAGCTTCCGAAGGACAAAGCCTTGTCGGATCTCGCGGGCCAGATTCATGTCGCTGGGCAATATCTCGTCTATTTCTTTCTCGGCGTGCATATCCTCGGCGTCGTCTGGCATGTCGCCGTGCGCAAGGACGGTTATCTGGCGCGGATGCTGCCCGAGCAGATCAACGCAGAATAG
- the zigA gene encoding zinc metallochaperone GTPase ZigA — MTLATDRRLPVTVLSGFLGAGKTTLLNHVLNNRTGRRVAVIVNDMSEVNIDADLVREGGANLSRTDEKLVEMTNGCICCTLRDDLLQEVRRLAEDERFDYLLIESTGIAEPLPVAATFEFRDEEGRSLADLARLDTMVTVVDAANLLKDYASADFLKDRGESLGDDDNRTLVDLLVDQIEFADVVILNKVDAATPEAVDAARKIVRALNPEADLIETAMAQVDLGRVLDTRRFNYEKAQQHPLWFKELYGFADHAPETEEYGIGSFVYRARRPFHPEKFHAFLNTNWPGVIRAKGHFWLATRPEWVGELSQAGALVRNEAMGFWWAAVPKNRWPDHPEWRAAIAKHWDKVYGDRRQEIVFIGAAMEEAAIRRTLNACLVGDANAKEMQTSAWGKLADPFPVWQLDKN; from the coding sequence ATGACATTGGCAACAGACCGCAGGCTCCCCGTGACCGTGCTCTCCGGCTTTCTCGGGGCTGGCAAGACGACGCTGCTCAATCACGTGCTCAACAATCGCACCGGGCGCCGCGTAGCCGTGATCGTCAACGATATGAGCGAAGTGAACATCGACGCCGATCTCGTGCGCGAGGGCGGCGCCAACCTCTCGCGCACCGACGAAAAGCTCGTCGAAATGACCAATGGCTGCATCTGCTGCACGCTTCGGGATGATCTGCTCCAGGAAGTGCGCCGACTCGCAGAGGATGAGCGCTTCGATTATCTCCTCATTGAATCGACCGGCATTGCCGAGCCCTTGCCGGTCGCCGCGACTTTCGAGTTCCGCGACGAGGAGGGCCGCAGCCTGGCCGATCTCGCGCGGCTCGATACGATGGTCACGGTCGTCGATGCCGCCAATCTCCTCAAGGATTATGCCTCGGCCGATTTCCTGAAAGATCGCGGCGAGTCGCTCGGCGACGACGATAATCGCACGCTTGTCGATCTGCTTGTTGATCAGATCGAATTCGCCGATGTCGTCATTCTGAACAAGGTCGATGCGGCAACGCCCGAGGCGGTCGATGCCGCGCGCAAGATCGTCCGCGCGCTCAATCCCGAAGCCGATCTGATCGAGACCGCAATGGCGCAGGTCGATCTCGGCCGCGTCCTCGATACGCGCCGCTTCAATTATGAAAAGGCGCAGCAGCATCCGCTATGGTTCAAGGAGCTCTATGGCTTTGCCGACCACGCGCCGGAGACGGAGGAATATGGCATCGGCAGCTTCGTCTATCGCGCCCGGCGGCCGTTCCATCCCGAGAAATTCCACGCCTTTCTCAACACCAATTGGCCGGGCGTCATCCGCGCCAAGGGACATTTCTGGCTCGCGACCCGGCCGGAATGGGTCGGTGAATTGAGCCAGGCAGGGGCTCTCGTCCGCAATGAAGCGATGGGCTTCTGGTGGGCCGCGGTGCCCAAGAACCGCTGGCCCGATCATCCGGAATGGCGTGCGGCCATCGCCAAGCATTGGGACAAGGTCTATGGCGACCGGCGGCAGGAGATTGTCTTCATCGGCGCGGCGATGGAGGAGGCAGCGATCCGCCGCACGCTCAATGCCTGTCTCGTCGGCGACGCCAATGCGAAGGAGATGCAGACCTCGGCCTGGGGCAAGCTCGCCGATCCCTTTCCCGTCTGGCAGCTCGACAAAAACTGA
- a CDS encoding extensin family protein produces MARRVLPLAAAAALVFELAGCSNYEAQRPAWRAEAENACLAQNLIHESAYVRPVQAIDGPGICGLTRPFKVAALLDGAVMLDGNYVLDCPMIAALNAWVHDVVEPAAQTRYNERVVEITTFGTYSCRGINGEFGSRLSEHAFGNAIDVSGFILQDGRKLVIAHDWNFGDPQSQAFLRDVDNGACGDFTTVLGPGYNFLHYNHFHLDLAMRGNTSTGPRRVCKPHPGILPQDHPPDGLPEPPPLDEEMDVSQAGAGVDQPVSLHAGPGSPDASLPPAPSSPPRSYARDYQALSSDALPPEPVAPQRGTLRADGAYVPEGKPSDWDLH; encoded by the coding sequence ATGGCGCGTCGCGTATTGCCCTTAGCCGCTGCGGCGGCGCTCGTCTTTGAGCTTGCTGGCTGCTCGAATTACGAGGCCCAGCGGCCGGCTTGGCGCGCCGAGGCGGAGAACGCCTGTCTGGCGCAAAACCTGATCCATGAATCGGCCTATGTCCGCCCGGTCCAGGCGATCGACGGGCCCGGCATCTGTGGTCTGACGCGCCCCTTCAAGGTCGCGGCGCTGCTCGACGGCGCAGTGATGCTCGACGGCAATTACGTCCTCGATTGCCCGATGATCGCGGCGCTCAATGCCTGGGTTCACGATGTCGTCGAGCCCGCCGCCCAGACCCGGTATAACGAGCGCGTCGTCGAGATCACCACCTTCGGCACCTATAGCTGCCGCGGCATCAACGGAGAATTCGGCTCGCGCCTCTCCGAGCACGCCTTCGGCAATGCCATCGACGTCTCTGGCTTCATCCTTCAGGATGGGCGCAAGCTTGTCATTGCGCATGATTGGAACTTTGGCGATCCGCAATCGCAGGCTTTCCTGCGCGACGTCGACAACGGCGCCTGCGGCGATTTCACCACGGTCCTCGGCCCCGGCTATAATTTCCTCCATTATAATCATTTCCATCTCGATCTCGCGATGCGCGGCAATACGTCGACGGGGCCGCGCCGCGTCTGCAAGCCGCATCCGGGGATTCTGCCGCAGGATCATCCCCCGGACGGCCTGCCCGAGCCGCCGCCGCTCGACGAAGAGATGGATGTTTCGCAGGCGGGCGCCGGCGTCGATCAGCCCGTCTCCCTGCACGCGGGGCCTGGCTCGCCCGATGCATCGCTGCCGCCCGCCCCCTCTTCGCCGCCGCGCTCCTATGCGCGCGACTATCAGGCCCTGTCGAGCGACGCCTTGCCGCCCGAGCCGGTGGCGCCGCAGCGTGGCACGCTGCGCGCCGACGGCGCCTATGTGCCCGAGGGCAAGCCGAGCGACTGGGATCTTCATTAG